From the genome of Methanococcoides methylutens, one region includes:
- the cpaM gene encoding corrinoid protein-associated methyltransferase CpaM, whose translation MKILESAPDRYDWCIRILTVGRLDKAYDNLTAYIQKGQIVLDIGCGSGALTLKAAEKGAKVKGIDVNSQMLDIAQMRASKASLMQNIELFEMGVAELGSENAESYDAVMSGLCFSELTDDELFYTLKEVKRILKVGGLFLIADEVIPKNSFKRMLNWFIRFPFVIITYLIAQTSTNAIKNLPEKVKEAGLQVESIRYNKTGNFIELVAKKPEEIMK comes from the coding sequence ATGAAGATACTTGAATCAGCTCCTGATAGGTATGACTGGTGCATTCGTATTCTCACTGTTGGAAGATTAGATAAGGCTTATGATAATTTAACAGCCTATATACAAAAAGGGCAGATTGTGCTTGATATTGGTTGTGGGAGCGGAGCACTGACACTAAAAGCTGCTGAAAAAGGTGCAAAAGTAAAAGGAATCGATGTCAATTCCCAAATGTTAGATATTGCACAAATGCGGGCAAGTAAAGCAAGTCTTATGCAAAACATCGAGCTGTTTGAAATGGGTGTTGCAGAGCTTGGGAGCGAAAATGCAGAAAGTTACGATGCTGTAATGAGTGGACTTTGTTTTTCTGAATTAACTGATGATGAATTATTCTATACGTTGAAAGAGGTAAAAAGGATATTGAAGGTGGGTGGTCTCTTCCTCATTGCCGATGAGGTGATCCCTAAAAATAGCTTCAAGAGGATGCTCAATTGGTTCATAAGATTTCCTTTTGTAATAATTACTTACCTTATTGCACAAACCAGTACAAATGCCATCAAAAACCTGCCGGAAAAAGTGAAAGAAGCAGGATTGCAAGTAGAATCGATCAGATATAATAAAACAGGGAATTTTATTGAATTGGTGGCAAAGAAACCTGAAGAGATAATGAAATGA
- a CDS encoding APC family permease, with protein MNDTVSEKSIGYLSAVSIGIGGMVGGGIFAVLGLAVELGQGKTPIAFGLAGIVALITSYSYAKLSVKYPSEGGTVEFLNQAFGSGLITGGLNILLWLSYVIMLSLYAYAFGSYGSTFFPDSMQSVLKHVLTSVIIVSLTVVNIAGAKVVGKWEEWIVAFKVAILLIFISVGIWSTKSHQLQPTIGANPLQLVAGGMIIFLAYEGFELIANTAKDIKDPEKTLPRAYYSAVVFVILLYVLIAFVTVGNVSVDNIIQAKDYALAVAAEPFLGNFGFNLIAVAALLSTASAINATLYGASRVSFIIAKDGELPEILEEKIWNRPIEGLLITSALTLIVANTFNLNSISIMGSAGFLLIFGAVNASNVYLSQKTSSYRWISITGVVACFVALLTLIWYTLNNSPKDIFILAFMICSAFAIEVIYRRCTGRCIKKIHE; from the coding sequence ATGAATGACACGGTTTCAGAAAAATCCATTGGATATCTGTCTGCGGTTTCTATTGGCATTGGGGGGATGGTAGGCGGAGGTATCTTTGCAGTCCTTGGTCTTGCTGTTGAACTTGGGCAGGGGAAAACACCTATCGCATTTGGACTTGCCGGTATCGTTGCATTGATCACATCGTATTCCTATGCAAAGCTATCTGTCAAATATCCTTCCGAAGGAGGGACTGTCGAGTTTTTGAATCAGGCATTTGGTTCAGGGCTTATCACAGGTGGACTAAATATTCTTCTATGGTTAAGTTATGTTATTATGCTTTCACTTTATGCCTATGCTTTTGGAAGCTATGGTTCCACGTTTTTTCCCGATTCGATGCAATCGGTCTTAAAACATGTACTCACCAGTGTCATTATTGTGTCGTTAACTGTAGTGAACATTGCTGGTGCAAAAGTAGTTGGAAAATGGGAAGAGTGGATTGTTGCCTTTAAGGTTGCTATTTTACTGATATTTATCAGTGTAGGTATATGGAGTACTAAATCCCACCAGCTTCAGCCAACAATTGGTGCAAATCCGCTTCAGCTTGTGGCTGGAGGGATGATCATTTTTTTGGCTTATGAAGGATTTGAATTGATCGCAAATACTGCAAAAGATATCAAAGATCCTGAAAAAACACTTCCTCGTGCCTATTATTCAGCTGTTGTATTTGTTATTTTACTTTATGTGTTAATTGCTTTTGTTACCGTTGGAAATGTATCAGTTGATAACATTATACAGGCCAAAGATTATGCTCTTGCTGTAGCTGCAGAGCCTTTCCTGGGAAATTTCGGTTTTAACCTTATTGCAGTCGCGGCTCTCTTGTCTACAGCTTCAGCTATTAACGCAACATTATATGGTGCTTCACGTGTGAGCTTTATTATTGCCAAAGATGGGGAATTGCCTGAAATACTGGAAGAAAAAATATGGAATCGGCCGATTGAAGGTCTTTTGATCACCTCAGCTCTCACATTGATCGTAGCAAATACTTTTAATTTAAACAGTATCTCAATAATGGGGAGTGCTGGATTTTTATTGATCTTTGGAGCTGTCAACGCTTCCAATGTTTACCTTTCTCAGAAGACATCAAGTTATAGATGGATCTCAATAACAGGGGTTGTTGCCTGTTTTGTTGCACTGCTTACATTGATCTGGTACACTTTGAATAACTCCCCAAAAGATATTTTCATACTGGCCTTTATGATTTGCTCAGCATTTGCCATCGAAGTAATTTATAGGAGATGTACAGGCAGATGCATAAAGAAAATCCATGAATGA
- a CDS encoding helix-turn-helix transcriptional regulator, whose product MKTRIKELRARYDLTQQELADIVGVRRETISFLEKGKYNPSLKLAYKVSRELETTIDELFIFEDEDLE is encoded by the coding sequence ATGAAAACACGAATCAAGGAACTAAGAGCACGGTATGACCTCACCCAGCAAGAGCTTGCTGATATTGTAGGGGTGCGCAGGGAAACAATCAGTTTTCTGGAGAAGGGGAAATACAACCCTTCACTCAAGCTTGCTTATAAAGTTTCAAGAGAATTAGAAACAACCATCGATGAGCTGTTTATCTTTGAAGATGAGGATTTGGAATAA
- a CDS encoding APC family permease — protein sequence MSQFHISHFPNTPNILFGAGIVFLAYQGFGLITNAAEDMEDPRKTLPKALYLSVLIVICIYVLVSLAVIGNLSMSEIINSRDYALAASAEPFLGIVGFKIMAIAALFSTSSAINASLYGGANVSYLIAKEGELPEFFERKVWKRSTEGLFITSGLVILCTNLLNLEGIGMLASASLLVIYVAVNAAHLRLFGETGAKPYLIWSSLVSSLVFFGILVYYELLNSIKTLFAFAFVLTFCFIVEWIYRKYSRREIKTRELI from the coding sequence ATATCTCAATTTCACATTTCACATTTTCCAAACACTCCAAATATACTCTTTGGAGCAGGGATTGTATTTCTTGCCTATCAGGGATTTGGATTGATAACTAATGCTGCAGAAGATATGGAAGATCCCCGGAAAACTCTCCCTAAAGCTCTATATCTGAGCGTACTAATTGTCATCTGCATTTATGTTCTTGTAAGTCTCGCAGTAATTGGAAATCTGTCCATGTCCGAAATCATAAATTCCAGGGACTATGCTTTAGCAGCATCTGCAGAACCGTTCCTGGGAATTGTTGGATTCAAGATAATGGCAATAGCTGCGCTTTTCTCAACATCTTCAGCTATCAATGCATCTCTTTATGGTGGTGCAAATGTCAGTTATCTTATCGCCAAGGAGGGGGAGTTGCCCGAATTTTTTGAGAGGAAAGTCTGGAAAAGAAGTACTGAAGGCTTATTTATTACATCAGGCCTGGTCATTCTGTGTACAAATCTGCTGAATTTAGAAGGGATCGGTATGCTGGCGAGTGCTTCTTTGTTGGTGATATATGTGGCCGTTAATGCGGCCCACTTACGTTTGTTCGGGGAAACAGGTGCAAAGCCATATCTGATATGGTCATCCCTTGTAAGCAGCCTTGTATTCTTCGGAATCCTTGTATATTACGAACTACTAAACTCAATAAAAACCTTATTTGCATTTGCATTTGTCCTCACGTTCTGTTTCATTGTAGAGTGGATCTATAGGAAATACTCCAGAAGAGAAATAAAGACCAGAGAGCTGATTTGA
- a CDS encoding APC family permease → MSPRFGITFYSKPYKSSFGFLMVGNKSMGLWSATSIGVGAMVGAGIFSIFGTATQISGNAVYISFIIAGLIALLSTYSYAKMGVRYPSAGGPVEFLVRGFGDGVLSGGLNILLWTGYIFGLALYAKGFSLYAMTFMPAGSSAIWSNIFATAIIVIFTAINFIGAKAVGRSEIFIVSIKVGILMLFALAGLFFIKPDNISISHFTFSKHSKYTLWSRDCISCLSGIWIDN, encoded by the coding sequence TTGAGCCCAAGATTTGGAATTACTTTTTATAGCAAACCGTACAAAAGTTCTTTTGGGTTTTTAATGGTTGGAAACAAATCAATGGGCTTATGGTCAGCTACTTCGATTGGTGTTGGCGCAATGGTTGGTGCAGGGATCTTCTCGATATTTGGAACTGCAACTCAGATATCTGGCAATGCAGTTTATATATCGTTCATCATCGCTGGATTGATCGCTCTATTGAGTACATATTCCTATGCAAAAATGGGTGTCAGGTATCCTTCTGCGGGTGGTCCTGTTGAGTTCCTTGTAAGGGGTTTCGGAGATGGTGTATTGAGTGGGGGGTTGAACATTCTTCTCTGGACCGGTTATATATTTGGACTTGCTCTTTATGCAAAGGGTTTTTCCCTTTATGCAATGACATTCATGCCAGCCGGATCGTCGGCAATCTGGTCAAATATCTTTGCTACTGCAATTATTGTCATCTTTACAGCCATTAATTTTATAGGTGCAAAAGCTGTGGGCAGATCGGAAATCTTTATTGTTTCAATAAAAGTAGGCATCCTAATGCTTTTTGCTCTTGCCGGATTGTTTTTTATAAAACCAGACAATATCTCAATTTCACATTTCACATTTTCCAAACACTCCAAATATACTCTTTGGAGCAGGGATTGTATTTCTTGCCTATCAGGGATTTGGATTGATAACTAA
- a CDS encoding universal stress protein has translation MTFPEQTPLSASDAYVDEKRSLMRELINSVDVPAGGVIKVGRNASDSILDTIEEEKPDMLIMGWRGRTFRRDFVLGSTLDPILLKASCDVVIARFGPGKSLRKVRNILLPTAGGPHASLAAELARDLAVAENANVTMFNVGRSADDENRAMEGFRNLEGFFEGVDYTQKFTVSDNIEKGLSNEAKKQDVVFIGATTRPFLKNFLMGVFPEKIISNSDTTVIMTRKWVKLIDVIKK, from the coding sequence TTGACCTTCCCTGAACAGACCCCTCTTTCGGCCTCTGATGCATATGTGGATGAGAAGCGCTCCCTGATGAGAGAACTTATAAATTCTGTTGATGTCCCTGCAGGAGGCGTCATTAAAGTTGGAAGGAATGCTTCTGATTCAATTCTTGATACCATCGAGGAAGAAAAACCTGATATGCTTATAATGGGCTGGAGGGGAAGGACTTTCCGCCGTGACTTTGTACTTGGAAGTACCCTGGATCCTATTTTACTCAAGGCTTCATGTGACGTTGTTATTGCCAGGTTTGGTCCGGGTAAGTCTCTCAGGAAGGTCAGGAATATATTGTTGCCCACTGCAGGAGGGCCACATGCCTCTCTTGCAGCCGAACTTGCCAGGGACCTGGCTGTTGCGGAAAACGCAAATGTGACCATGTTCAATGTGGGCAGGTCTGCTGATGATGAAAACAGGGCTATGGAAGGTTTCAGGAACCTTGAGGGCTTCTTTGAAGGTGTGGATTACACGCAGAAGTTTACCGTATCAGACAACATAGAAAAAGGTCTGTCCAATGAGGCAAAGAAGCAGGATGTGGTGTTTATTGGTGCCACTACCAGACCATTCCTTAAAAATTTCCTGATGGGTGTTTTCCCTGAAAAGATCATCAGCAACAGTGATACTACTGTCATAATGACAAGGAAATGGGTAAAGCTCATTGATGTCATTAAGAAGTGA
- a CDS encoding HgcAB-like fusion protein yields the protein MNLHYLIIYIIETLLRVFPFPCQTGLIKIGDPDINSPVILTCNYHLTVEGVKRAIKGIDVYLLVANSKGINVWCSATGGRFTNHDVISVLKTSGIEEVVGHRNVILPQLAATGVEAKIIKEKTGWEVIWGPVYAKDLPLFLKDHFIKTPKMREVEFPWKQRIEMAVAWAFPISAVLAIIMIIFRSEAILPVVFLVWIISFLIFISFPVYSRFLKTEGKKIGFIFFDFGRGSLQLIIWTILMVALAIYVVLSGNFSWRFILFWGFISFIVVLILSIDLMGSTPVYKGGFQDDRLLKVILDKDKCKGVGFCEEICPRNCFEVDRKRHIATMPRADQCVQCGACIVQCPLNALYFKSPNGEIIPPETIRKFKLNLMGKRFVKVEEK from the coding sequence ATGAATCTACATTACCTCATTATATACATTATTGAAACTCTATTGAGAGTTTTCCCTTTCCCCTGTCAAACAGGTTTGATTAAGATAGGGGATCCTGATATCAATTCACCTGTTATTCTGACCTGCAATTATCATCTAACTGTAGAAGGAGTAAAAAGGGCGATAAAAGGAATCGATGTTTATCTTCTTGTTGCTAATAGCAAAGGAATAAATGTCTGGTGTTCAGCTACAGGTGGCCGTTTCACAAATCATGACGTAATTTCAGTTCTGAAAACCAGCGGAATTGAAGAAGTAGTAGGTCACAGAAATGTAATATTGCCCCAACTTGCGGCCACAGGTGTCGAAGCTAAGATCATAAAGGAAAAAACAGGATGGGAAGTGATATGGGGGCCAGTATATGCAAAAGATCTCCCTCTTTTTCTAAAAGACCATTTCATCAAAACACCGAAAATGAGGGAAGTCGAGTTTCCCTGGAAACAACGTATTGAGATGGCTGTTGCCTGGGCATTTCCAATCTCTGCTGTCTTGGCTATCATCATGATTATTTTCCGGAGTGAGGCTATTCTTCCTGTTGTTTTCCTGGTTTGGATCATATCATTCTTAATTTTTATATCATTTCCGGTTTATAGCCGTTTTTTAAAAACTGAGGGGAAAAAAATTGGATTTATTTTCTTTGATTTTGGGCGTGGAAGCCTTCAACTGATTATATGGACCATTCTAATGGTTGCTCTTGCTATTTATGTAGTGTTATCTGGAAATTTCTCGTGGAGATTTATTTTATTCTGGGGTTTTATTTCATTCATTGTTGTTCTCATCCTAAGCATTGATCTAATGGGTAGCACACCAGTCTACAAAGGTGGGTTTCAGGATGATAGATTGCTAAAAGTTATCCTTGATAAGGATAAGTGTAAAGGTGTTGGTTTTTGTGAGGAGATCTGTCCGAGGAATTGCTTTGAGGTAGACAGAAAGCGACATATTGCAACAATGCCTAGGGCAGATCAATGTGTTCAATGCGGTGCTTGCATCGTCCAATGCCCTTTAAATGCTTTATATTTTAAGAGTCCAAATGGTGAAATTATACCTCCTGAAACCATCAGAAAATTTAAGTTAAACCTTATGGGGAAACGTTTTGTGAAAGTAGAGGAAAAATAA
- a CDS encoding plasma-membrane proton-efflux P-type ATPase, with product MEEAKNATISEILEKLSSGEKGLSASEAEERLQQYGPNEITEKKTSSIVKFLSYFWGPIPWMIEIAAILSAILHRWEDFSIIFSLLMLNAMVGFWQEHKADNAIELLKQKLAVKARVLRDNKWLEVTAREIVPGDVIRLRLGDILPADVKLISGDYLLVDESALTGESLPVEKHVLDIAYSGSVIRQGEMDALVVATGMGTYFGKTAKLVEEAKTQSHFQKAVIKIGDYLIAFALVLVVLIFFVVLYRHESLLDFSQFALVLIVAAIPAALPAVLSVTMAVGAISLAKEGAIVTKLAAIEEMAGMDILCSDKTGTITKNELVLSEIKPFQDFSEKDVLLFATLASREENQDPIDNAIVTKTKTIQDFDGITGSYKVIAFKPFDPVSKMTEATIEHTNGNRFKVTKGAPQVILSLINRKDTSSAQVDEDVNNFASKGYRALGVARTDDKGSWHFAGLIALYDPPREDSKETIKKAQSMGVNVKMVTGDHLAIAKEISKQVNLNPEIALATSFLDMPDRKAQDVVETANGFAQVFPEHKYHIVELLQRKDHIVGMTGDGVNDAPALKKADAGIAIAGATDAAKSAADIVLTKPGLSVIIDAIKESRKIFQRMNNYSIYRIAETIRILLFITLSIIVFQFYPVTALMIVLLALLNDAPIMTIAYDNVIYSDTPEKWDMRTLLSMATILGIIGVTTSFGILYIGLHVFHLNHEVLQSFIYLKLSVAGHLTMFVARTKGPFWSVKPAAPLFIAVIATQLIATIITVYGILLPAMGWNLALFVWGYALAAFIITDLIKVRAYELLNHTGIRFHR from the coding sequence ATGGAAGAGGCAAAGAACGCAACCATAAGTGAAATACTGGAAAAGCTTTCATCGGGTGAAAAGGGTCTTTCTGCTTCAGAAGCAGAAGAGCGACTTCAGCAATATGGGCCTAATGAGATTACTGAAAAGAAAACCAGCTCAATTGTCAAATTCTTAAGCTATTTTTGGGGACCCATTCCATGGATGATCGAAATCGCAGCAATCCTATCTGCAATCCTCCATCGGTGGGAGGACTTTTCGATTATCTTTTCGCTGCTGATGTTAAATGCCATGGTAGGATTCTGGCAGGAACACAAAGCAGACAATGCTATTGAATTGTTAAAACAGAAATTGGCCGTGAAAGCAAGGGTGCTTCGCGATAACAAATGGCTTGAAGTCACTGCTCGCGAAATAGTGCCTGGAGATGTGATACGTCTCCGTCTAGGTGATATTTTACCCGCGGATGTTAAACTCATAAGTGGAGATTATCTGCTGGTAGATGAATCTGCATTAACCGGCGAATCCCTCCCTGTGGAAAAGCATGTTCTTGATATTGCATACTCCGGTTCCGTTATCCGTCAGGGTGAAATGGATGCATTGGTAGTTGCCACCGGGATGGGAACATATTTCGGCAAGACCGCTAAGCTGGTGGAAGAAGCCAAAACCCAAAGCCACTTCCAGAAGGCTGTCATCAAGATAGGTGACTATCTGATTGCTTTTGCTCTTGTACTTGTAGTCCTGATATTTTTTGTGGTGCTTTATCGTCATGAAAGTCTGTTGGATTTTTCCCAATTTGCGCTGGTACTAATTGTAGCAGCTATACCGGCAGCCTTACCGGCAGTTCTTTCGGTGACTATGGCGGTAGGTGCGATATCTCTGGCTAAAGAGGGAGCTATCGTTACTAAACTTGCTGCTATCGAGGAAATGGCTGGAATGGATATTTTGTGTTCAGATAAGACGGGCACCATTACTAAAAATGAGCTGGTCCTTTCCGAAATAAAGCCCTTCCAGGATTTTTCAGAAAAAGATGTGCTTCTGTTTGCCACCTTGGCATCTAGAGAAGAGAATCAGGATCCTATTGATAATGCAATTGTTACGAAAACCAAAACTATACAGGATTTTGACGGGATAACTGGTAGCTACAAGGTAATTGCGTTCAAACCTTTTGACCCCGTTTCAAAAATGACAGAAGCTACAATAGAACATACCAATGGAAATCGGTTCAAGGTAACTAAGGGGGCACCCCAGGTAATTCTGTCTCTTATAAACAGGAAAGATACATCCAGTGCACAGGTTGATGAAGATGTTAACAATTTTGCTTCCAAAGGATATCGGGCATTAGGTGTTGCCAGAACCGATGACAAAGGAAGTTGGCATTTTGCCGGTCTTATTGCTCTTTACGACCCACCACGCGAAGATTCCAAAGAAACTATCAAAAAAGCACAATCCATGGGCGTGAATGTCAAAATGGTTACCGGTGATCACCTAGCTATTGCTAAGGAGATTTCCAAACAAGTAAATCTAAACCCAGAAATCGCGCTTGCTACCTCCTTTCTGGATATGCCCGACAGGAAAGCACAGGATGTTGTTGAAACTGCAAATGGTTTTGCCCAGGTATTCCCGGAACATAAGTACCATATTGTTGAACTACTACAGCGTAAGGATCATATTGTAGGTATGACAGGCGACGGGGTCAATGATGCACCAGCCCTAAAAAAGGCCGATGCCGGTATTGCTATTGCCGGTGCTACGGATGCAGCCAAATCCGCTGCTGACATCGTGCTAACAAAGCCCGGACTTTCCGTCATTATCGATGCGATCAAGGAGAGTCGTAAAATATTCCAGCGGATGAACAATTATTCCATCTATCGTATTGCTGAAACAATTCGAATACTGCTTTTCATAACTCTTTCCATCATCGTATTTCAGTTCTATCCTGTTACTGCTTTAATGATAGTTTTGTTAGCACTTCTAAATGACGCACCGATCATGACCATTGCTTACGATAATGTCATATATTCTGATACACCGGAAAAATGGGATATGCGAACTTTATTAAGTATGGCTACGATACTTGGAATCATTGGAGTTACTACATCATTTGGAATCCTTTATATAGGCTTACATGTTTTTCACTTAAACCATGAAGTTCTCCAGTCTTTTATCTATCTAAAGCTCTCTGTAGCTGGCCACTTAACAATGTTTGTAGCAAGAACAAAAGGTCCCTTCTGGTCAGTAAAACCAGCAGCACCCTTATTTATAGCAGTTATAGCTACACAACTAATTGCCACCATAATCACTGTTTACGGGATTTTACTCCCTGCAATGGGATGGAATCTGGCACTGTTTGTTTGGGGGTATGCATTGGCGGCTTTTATTATAACTGATCTCATAAAAGTTCGCGCTTACGAATTGCTTAACCACACAGGTATAAGATTTCACAGGTAA
- a CDS encoding amino acid permease: protein MSGDNDIRVSLSRDLTLFDITMIGIAGMIGAGIFALTGIATGIAGPAVILAFLLNGIVATFTGLAYAELGSAIPEAGGSYLWIK, encoded by the coding sequence GTGTCAGGAGATAATGATATTCGGGTAAGCCTGAGCAGGGACTTAACGCTTTTTGATATAACAATGATAGGCATTGCCGGCATGATCGGTGCAGGTATTTTTGCTCTCACCGGTATTGCCACAGGAATTGCAGGCCCTGCAGTCATTCTTGCATTTCTCCTGAATGGTATAGTTGCAACTTTTACCGGGCTGGCATATGCAGAGCTTGGTTCTGCCATTCCGGAAGCAGGTGGAAGCTATCTCTGGATAAAGTAA
- a CDS encoding right-handed parallel beta-helix repeat-containing protein → MMLRKRMMGMLSRYKMIQLLITLFFLIIITGASSAATITVNDDPEANYTSIQDAIDNSNSGDTILVNPGTYNENLNINKPLTIVSNSEIPDKTTVQASENDNVFYITSNNVIIRGFSITGTHGPSKAGIYLDEVEECIITNNILSNNENGIELVSSSNNILINNTIKSNTFDGIFLERSNNNELRNNSIYFNIWNGIVLEASNNNRFSNNTINSNRLDGISFINSNNNLINNNSIGSNGKNGISLDISNNNTLNDNFLINNSEGIEADYSENHIYNNHISNREVSRIPFVNNLITLIMVGICCLFMRKEKK, encoded by the coding sequence ATGATGCTTCGTAAAAGGATGATGGGGATGTTAAGCAGATATAAAATGATTCAATTGTTGATAACATTATTTTTCCTGATAATTATTACAGGTGCTTCTTCAGCTGCCACTATCACTGTTAACGACGATCCGGAAGCAAATTATACCAGCATACAGGATGCTATAGACAATTCAAATTCCGGAGATACTATTCTTGTTAACCCTGGCACTTATAATGAAAATTTGAACATAAACAAGCCATTAACAATAGTATCCAATTCCGAAATTCCTGATAAAACTACTGTTCAAGCTAGTGAAAATGATAATGTTTTCTATATAACCTCAAATAATGTGATCATCAGGGGGTTTAGCATAACAGGTACCCATGGACCTTCAAAAGCCGGGATTTATCTCGACGAAGTTGAAGAATGTATAATTACCAACAACATCCTGTCAAACAATGAGAATGGTATTGAACTTGTTTCTTCAAGTAATAACATTCTTATCAATAACACTATAAAATCAAACACTTTCGATGGCATCTTTCTTGAGCGATCAAATAATAATGAGCTAAGAAATAACAGTATATACTTTAACATATGGAATGGAATCGTTCTGGAGGCATCCAACAACAACAGATTCAGCAACAATACAATTAATTCAAACCGTCTGGATGGAATTTCCTTTATTAATTCCAACAATAATCTGATCAACAATAACAGTATAGGCTCAAACGGCAAGAATGGAATCTCTCTAGATATATCCAATAACAATACACTGAACGATAATTTTCTGATAAATAATAGTGAAGGGATCGAAGCAGATTATTCTGAAAATCATATTTACAATAATCACATCAGTAATAGAGAAGTCTCCAGGATACCATTCGTTAATAATTTAATTACCTTGATCATGGTTGGAATCTGTTGCTTATTCATGAGGAAAGAAAAAAAATAA
- a CDS encoding APC family permease has protein sequence MLVVFAAFGIYKTFLKPDWSAAFLNDPSFLPNGFGGILVAMGLTFIAFEGYEIIVQSGEEVKNPEKNIPRAVLVSLWVAVIIYIMVAFALIGAIQVGVPSWMYLGELAEFSMIRVADQIMAFGSVLIIAGGLVSTISAMNATVYSSSRVAFALGRMGYLPEALSRINEKRRTPHYAILFSYFIIVSMTLAPIETVASAADIMFLILFILVNSVLIILRFRRPDLKRAFKMPFAPYLPIFAIIVQLVIGYYLVTEIEHTTFVAGITIFWVLAGSFFYFSYSEKEIKRRSKYLIKKLYEEKPFAEEEYKILVPIKNIANAGNLADLANMIAKEKKLTLSS, from the coding sequence ATTCTTGTAGTTTTCGCGGCTTTTGGAATTTACAAAACGTTCCTCAAACCTGACTGGTCTGCTGCTTTCCTTAATGACCCATCGTTTCTTCCTAATGGTTTTGGTGGCATTCTCGTTGCAATGGGACTTACATTCATAGCATTCGAAGGATATGAGATAATTGTTCAGAGCGGTGAAGAGGTTAAAAATCCGGAGAAGAACATACCCAGGGCAGTACTGGTATCTCTTTGGGTTGCTGTTATCATCTATATAATGGTGGCCTTTGCTCTGATAGGTGCTATTCAGGTAGGTGTACCCAGCTGGATGTATCTTGGAGAACTTGCTGAGTTCAGTATGATACGGGTTGCAGATCAGATAATGGCATTCGGTTCTGTCCTTATAATTGCGGGCGGTCTTGTTTCTACGATAAGCGCTATGAATGCTACTGTTTATTCTTCTTCCAGGGTTGCGTTTGCCCTTGGCAGGATGGGTTATCTGCCGGAAGCTCTTTCCAGAATAAATGAAAAGAGAAGAACACCTCATTATGCTATTCTTTTCAGTTATTTCATCATTGTATCCATGACCCTCGCACCCATTGAAACCGTCGCATCAGCAGCTGACATAATGTTCCTTATCCTCTTCATTCTGGTTAATTCCGTACTTATTATACTGAGGTTCAGACGACCTGATCTAAAAAGGGCCTTTAAGATGCCCTTTGCTCCTTATCTTCCAATATTTGCAATAATAGTCCAGCTTGTCATTGGTTATTATCTTGTTACAGAGATCGAACACACAACATTTGTTGCAGGAATAACAATATTCTGGGTACTTGCCGGTTCATTCTTCTACTTCTCTTATTCTGAGAAAGAAATCAAGAGACGCTCGAAGTATCTCATAAAAAAGCTCTATGAGGAAAAACCATTTGCTGAGGAAGAATACAAGATACTGGTTCCAATAAAGAATATCGCTAATGCAGGAAACCTCGCAGATCTTGCCAATATGATTGCAAAGGAAAAAAAGCTCACATTGTCTTCCTGA